The bacterium genome window below encodes:
- the miaA gene encoding tRNA (adenosine(37)-N6)-dimethylallyltransferase MiaA, with protein MAVPQLLPFPLKNWINVLSADRVFFLIGPTAVGKTELSLELASRFSADIVSADSRQIYRHMDIGTAKPTAEERSRVPHHFIDIRDPDEPYSAGEFGREARQCIADLLRRGRGVWVVGGSGFYIQALVAGLFAPQVSDPQIKEKWRQAIREQGREAVYAYLQRVDPDTHARLHVNDTQRIVRALEVYELSGRPISHFRSGGEQPADFAPLYIGLDRPRPSLYQRIESRVDRMLESGLLEEVRALQKKGWDVRLNALRTVGYEEVFSYLEGRIDYARMVQLIKRNSRHYAKRQRTWFRKMPDVTWFDLEQSGIEEIAEFARRHA; from the coding sequence ATGGCCGTCCCACAATTATTACCCTTTCCACTGAAGAATTGGATAAACGTTTTGAGCGCAGATAGGGTTTTTTTCCTTATCGGTCCCACGGCGGTCGGCAAGACCGAGCTGTCTCTGGAGCTGGCGAGTCGGTTCTCAGCGGACATCGTGTCCGCTGATTCGCGCCAGATCTACCGCCACATGGACATCGGCACCGCCAAGCCCACTGCGGAGGAACGCAGCCGGGTTCCCCACCATTTTATCGACATCCGCGACCCCGATGAACCCTACAGCGCCGGCGAATTCGGACGTGAAGCGCGTCAGTGCATCGCGGACCTGCTGCGCCGCGGGCGTGGCGTGTGGGTGGTCGGCGGCTCCGGCTTTTATATTCAGGCGCTGGTCGCCGGACTGTTCGCGCCTCAGGTCTCGGACCCGCAGATCAAGGAGAAATGGCGGCAGGCGATCCGCGAACAGGGCCGCGAGGCGGTCTATGCCTATCTGCAGCGAGTGGATCCCGACACGCACGCCCGGTTGCACGTCAACGATACGCAGCGCATCGTCCGCGCCCTGGAGGTGTATGAACTCTCCGGCCGGCCCATCTCTCATTTCCGCTCCGGCGGAGAACAGCCGGCGGATTTCGCTCCGCTCTATATCGGCCTCGACCGTCCGCGTCCCAGCCTCTATCAGCGCATCGAAAGCCGGGTGGATCGCATGCTGGAGAGCGGGCTGTTGGAGGAGGTGCGCGCTTTGCAGAAAAAAGGCTGGGACGTGCGGCTGAACGCCCTTCGCACGGTGGGTTATGAAGAGGTCTTCAGTTATCTCGAGGGTCGGATCGATTACGCGCGAATGGTGCAACTGATCAAACGGAACTCACGCCATTACGCCAAACGGCAGAGGACGTGGTTTCGCAAGATGCCTGATGTGACCTGGTTCGATCTGGAGCAGAGCGGGATCGAAGAGATCGCCGAATTCGCCCGACGCCATGCTTGA